A window of the Streptomyces luomodiensis genome harbors these coding sequences:
- the cimA gene encoding citramalate synthase, whose translation MKDLPDDSFHVFDTTLRDGAQREGINLTVADKLAIARHLDDFGVGFIEGGWPGANPRDTEFFARARAEIDFKHAQLVAFGATRKAGVRAEDDPQVKALLESGAEVITLVAKSHDRHVELALRTTLEENLAMVRETIAYLRSQGRRVFLDCEHFFDGYRANPGYAKQVVSAAHEAGADVVILCDTNGGMLPAQIDAVVRTVLADTGARLGIHAQDDTGCAVANSLAAVDAGATHVQCTANGYGERVGNANLFPVVAALELKYGRRVLPEGALAEMTRISHAIAEVVNLTPSTHQPYVGVSAFAHKAGLHASAIKVDPDLYQHIDPERVGNTMRMLVSDMAGRASIELKGKELGVDLGGDRALVGRIVERVKERELAGYTYEAADASFELLLRREVDGRARRYFRVESWRAIVEDRPDGTHANEATVKLWAKGERIVATAEGNGPVNALDRALRVALERIYPQLATMELVDYKVRILEGKHGTESTTRVLVSTADGQGEWSTVGVGENVIAASWQALDDAYAYGLLRAGVDPQE comes from the coding sequence ATGAAGGATCTGCCCGACGACAGTTTCCACGTCTTCGACACCACGCTGCGCGACGGAGCGCAGCGCGAGGGCATCAATCTGACGGTCGCCGACAAGCTGGCCATCGCCCGGCACCTGGACGACTTCGGTGTGGGCTTCATCGAGGGCGGCTGGCCCGGTGCCAACCCGCGCGACACGGAGTTCTTCGCACGGGCGCGCGCCGAGATCGACTTCAAGCACGCCCAGCTCGTCGCGTTCGGCGCCACCCGTAAGGCGGGCGTACGTGCCGAGGACGACCCCCAGGTCAAGGCGCTGCTGGAGTCCGGGGCCGAGGTGATCACCCTGGTGGCGAAGTCGCACGACCGCCATGTGGAGCTGGCCCTGCGCACCACGCTCGAGGAGAACCTCGCGATGGTCCGCGAGACCATCGCCTACCTGCGGTCCCAGGGCCGCCGGGTGTTCCTCGACTGCGAGCACTTCTTCGACGGCTACCGCGCCAACCCCGGCTACGCCAAGCAGGTCGTCTCCGCCGCCCACGAGGCGGGCGCCGACGTGGTGATCCTCTGTGACACCAACGGCGGCATGCTCCCCGCCCAGATCGACGCGGTGGTCCGCACCGTCCTGGCCGACACCGGCGCCCGGCTGGGCATCCACGCCCAGGACGACACCGGCTGCGCCGTCGCCAACAGCCTCGCCGCCGTGGACGCGGGCGCCACCCACGTCCAGTGCACGGCCAACGGCTACGGCGAGCGCGTGGGCAACGCCAACCTCTTCCCGGTCGTCGCGGCCCTCGAGCTCAAGTACGGCCGCCGGGTCCTGCCGGAGGGCGCGCTGGCGGAGATGACCCGGATCTCGCACGCGATCGCCGAGGTCGTCAATCTGACGCCCTCCACGCACCAGCCCTACGTGGGGGTCTCCGCCTTCGCCCACAAGGCCGGGCTGCACGCCTCCGCGATCAAGGTCGATCCGGATCTGTACCAGCACATCGACCCCGAGCGGGTCGGCAACACCATGCGGATGCTCGTCTCCGACATGGCCGGCCGGGCGTCGATCGAGCTCAAGGGCAAGGAGCTGGGTGTCGACCTCGGCGGCGACCGGGCCCTGGTCGGCCGGATCGTCGAGCGGGTCAAGGAGCGGGAGCTCGCGGGCTACACCTACGAGGCCGCCGACGCCTCCTTCGAGCTGCTGCTGCGCCGGGAGGTCGACGGGCGGGCCCGCCGCTACTTCCGTGTCGAGTCCTGGCGGGCGATCGTCGAGGACCGCCCGGACGGCACCCACGCCAACGAGGCCACCGTGAAGCTCTGGGCCAAGGGCGAGCGCATCGTGGCCACCGCGGAGGGCAACGGTCCGGTCAACGCCCTGGACCGGGCGCTGCGGGTCGCGCTGGAGCGGATCTACCCGCAGCTGGCCACGATGGAGCTGGTGGACTACAAGGTCCGCATCCTGGAGGGCAAGCACGGCACCGAGTCCACGACCCGGGTGCTGGTCTCCACCGCGGACGGCCAGGGGGAGTGGTCGACGGTCGGCGTCGGGGAGAACGTGATCGCCGCGTCCTGGCAGGCGCTGGACGACGCCTACGCCTACGGACTGCTGCGGGCCGGGGTGGACCCGCAGGAGTGA
- a CDS encoding acyl-CoA carboxylase subunit beta gives MTNLEGAPAEASDVRGRVAELHAIREQARRGPSERATEAQKAKGKLTARERIDLLLDEGSFNEVEPLRRHRATGFGLEAKRPYTDGVVTGWGTVHGRTVFVYAHDFRIFGGALGEAHATKIHKIMDMAISAGAPLVSLNDGAGARIQEGVSALAGYGGIFQRNTKASGVIPQISVMLGPCAGGAAYSPALTDFVFMVRETSQMFITGPDVVQAVTGEKVTQNGLGGADVHAETSGVCHFAYDDEETCLEEVRYLLSLLPQNNRENPPAVESDDPVSRRGDALLDLVPADGNRPYDMRKVIEEIVDDGEYLEVHERWATNIICALTRLDGQVVGIIANQPQSLAGVLDIEASEKSARFIQMCDAFNIPLVTFLDVPGFLPGVDQEHGGIIRHGAKMLYAYCNATVPRISVILRKAYGGAYIVMDSQSIGADLTYAWPTNEIAVMGAEGAANVIFRRQIAGADDPEAMRARMVKEYKSELMHPYYAAERGLVDDVIDPAETREVLIRSLAMLRDKHADLPSRKHGNPPQ, from the coding sequence ATGACCAATCTCGAAGGTGCGCCTGCTGAGGCGAGTGACGTTCGCGGGCGCGTCGCCGAGCTGCACGCGATTCGCGAGCAGGCTCGGCGCGGCCCGAGCGAGCGGGCGACCGAGGCGCAGAAGGCCAAGGGGAAGCTGACGGCTCGCGAGCGGATCGATCTGCTGCTTGACGAGGGGTCCTTCAACGAAGTGGAGCCGCTGCGGCGGCATCGCGCGACCGGGTTCGGCCTGGAGGCCAAGAGGCCTTACACCGACGGCGTCGTCACCGGCTGGGGGACCGTCCACGGACGGACGGTGTTCGTCTACGCACACGATTTCAGGATCTTCGGCGGGGCGCTGGGGGAGGCCCACGCCACCAAGATCCACAAGATCATGGACATGGCCATCTCGGCCGGGGCGCCGCTGGTGTCCCTCAACGACGGCGCCGGTGCCCGTATCCAGGAGGGCGTCTCGGCGCTCGCCGGATACGGCGGCATCTTCCAGCGGAACACCAAGGCGTCCGGGGTCATCCCCCAGATCAGCGTGATGCTCGGCCCGTGCGCGGGCGGGGCGGCGTACTCCCCGGCGCTGACGGACTTCGTCTTCATGGTCCGGGAGACCTCTCAGATGTTCATCACCGGACCCGATGTGGTCCAGGCGGTGACGGGCGAGAAGGTCACCCAGAACGGACTGGGCGGCGCGGATGTGCACGCCGAGACCTCGGGCGTGTGCCACTTCGCCTACGACGACGAGGAGACCTGCCTGGAGGAGGTGCGCTACCTCCTGTCGCTGCTGCCGCAGAACAACCGGGAGAACCCGCCGGCCGTCGAGTCCGACGACCCGGTCTCCCGGCGCGGCGACGCGCTGCTGGACCTCGTCCCGGCCGACGGCAACCGCCCGTACGACATGCGGAAGGTCATCGAGGAGATCGTCGACGACGGCGAGTACCTCGAGGTCCACGAGCGCTGGGCGACCAACATCATCTGCGCCCTCACCCGGCTCGACGGCCAGGTGGTCGGCATCATCGCCAACCAGCCCCAGTCGCTGGCCGGTGTGCTGGACATCGAGGCGTCGGAGAAGTCCGCGCGCTTCATCCAGATGTGCGACGCCTTCAACATCCCGCTCGTCACCTTCCTCGACGTGCCCGGCTTCCTGCCCGGTGTGGACCAGGAGCACGGGGGCATCATCCGGCACGGCGCCAAGATGCTGTACGCGTACTGCAACGCCACCGTGCCGCGGATCTCCGTCATCCTGCGCAAGGCGTACGGCGGTGCGTACATCGTCATGGACTCCCAGTCCATCGGCGCCGACCTGACCTACGCCTGGCCGACCAACGAGATCGCGGTGATGGGCGCCGAGGGCGCGGCCAACGTGATCTTCCGTCGCCAGATCGCCGGCGCCGACGACCCCGAGGCCATGCGCGCCCGCATGGTCAAGGAGTACAAGTCCGAGCTGATGCACCCCTACTACGCGGCCGAGCGGGGGCTGGTCGACGACGTCATCGACCCGGCCGAAACCCGTGAGGTCCTGATCCGGTCCCTGGCGATGCTGCGTGACAAGCACGCCGACCTGCCGTCCCGTAAGCACGGCAACCCGCCGCAGTAG
- a CDS encoding acyl-CoA carboxylase subunit epsilon, which translates to MSTPTDTADPAAAATLVRVEKGHADAEELAAVTAVLLARAAAGTHRTTGSARPSRSAARWRRLERRPAFSAPHSWQG; encoded by the coding sequence ATGAGCACACCCACCGATACCGCCGATCCCGCCGCCGCGGCCACCCTGGTCCGGGTCGAGAAGGGCCACGCCGACGCCGAGGAACTCGCCGCGGTCACCGCGGTGCTGCTCGCCCGCGCGGCCGCCGGCACCCACCGCACCACCGGCTCCGCCCGCCCGAGCCGCAGCGCCGCCCGCTGGCGCCGTCTGGAGCGCCGTCCGGCGTTCAGCGCGCCGCACAGCTGGCAGGGCTGA
- a CDS encoding GTP-binding protein has translation MDFASSSGAARSTTSAKIVVAGGFGVGKTTFVGAVSEINPLRTEAVMTSASAGIDDLTHAPDKTTTTVAMDFGRITLDQDLILYLFGTPGQDRFWFMWDDLVRGAIGAVVLVDTRRLADCFPAVDYFENSGLPFVIALNGFDGHQPYSPEEVREALQIGPDAPIITTDARHRSEAKSALITLVEHALMARLR, from the coding sequence GTGGACTTCGCAAGCTCTAGCGGTGCAGCCCGCTCCACCACCTCCGCGAAAATCGTGGTGGCGGGCGGCTTCGGCGTGGGCAAGACCACGTTCGTCGGCGCGGTCTCGGAGATCAACCCGCTGCGCACCGAAGCCGTGATGACCTCCGCCTCGGCGGGGATCGACGATCTCACCCACGCGCCGGACAAGACCACCACCACGGTGGCGATGGACTTCGGCCGCATCACGCTGGACCAGGACCTGATCCTGTACCTGTTCGGCACGCCCGGTCAGGACCGCTTCTGGTTCATGTGGGACGACCTGGTCCGCGGTGCCATCGGCGCCGTCGTGCTGGTCGACACCCGCCGCCTCGCCGACTGCTTCCCCGCGGTCGACTACTTCGAGAACTCCGGACTGCCCTTCGTCATCGCCCTCAACGGCTTCGACGGACACCAGCCCTACAGCCCCGAAGAGGTCCGCGAGGCCCTCCAGATCGGCCCCGACGCGCCGATCATCACCACCGACGCCCGCCACCGCAGCGAGGCCAAGAGCGCGCTCATCACCCTCGTCGAGCATGCGCTGATGGCCCGGCTGCGGTAG
- a CDS encoding DUF742 domain-containing protein — protein sequence MATPPSGYPYAHGQPSEPRGETPPKRYNFPSAPSRQARSQQQPEPPQQPRPPRRQPQQPQQQPYTPSYAPPGPSEGSWYDAPPAPRIQPVQPPERLVPEPSPAGGAHNPLVRPYAMTGGRTRPRYQLAIEALVHTTADPAQLQGQLPEHQRICQLCREIKSVAEISALLTIPLGVARILVADLAEAGLVAIHQPGGDESAGGQPDVTLLERVLSGLRKL from the coding sequence GTGGCAACGCCCCCTAGTGGATATCCGTACGCCCACGGGCAGCCGTCCGAGCCGCGCGGAGAAACCCCACCGAAGCGCTACAACTTCCCCTCCGCGCCCAGCCGCCAGGCCCGCTCCCAGCAGCAGCCGGAGCCGCCGCAGCAGCCCCGGCCCCCGCGGCGGCAGCCGCAGCAGCCCCAGCAACAGCCGTACACGCCCTCCTACGCGCCTCCCGGGCCGTCGGAGGGGTCTTGGTACGACGCGCCGCCCGCGCCGCGTATCCAGCCCGTACAGCCACCTGAGCGCCTCGTCCCGGAACCTTCCCCCGCGGGCGGCGCGCATAACCCTCTGGTGCGCCCGTACGCCATGACAGGGGGCCGGACCCGGCCCCGGTACCAGCTCGCCATCGAGGCGCTGGTGCACACCACGGCCGATCCCGCCCAGCTCCAGGGCCAACTGCCCGAGCACCAGCGGATCTGCCAACTGTGCCGCGAGATCAAGTCGGTCGCCGAGATCTCCGCACTGCTCACCATTCCCCTCGGCGTAGCCCGCATCCTCGTAGCCGACCTGGCCGAGGCGGGGCTCGTCGCCATTCATCAGCCCGGCGGCGACGAGTCCGCCGGCGGTCAGCCTGACGTGACACTGCTCGAAAGGGTGCTCAGTGGACTTCGCAAGCTCTAG
- a CDS encoding roadblock/LC7 domain-containing protein — MSPMSQAAQNLNWLITNFVENTPGVSHTVVVSADGLLLAMSEGFPRDRADQLAAVASGLTSLTSGASRIFEGGVVNQTVVEMERGFLFIMSISDGSSLAVLAHPECDIGLVGYEMALLVDRAGNVLTPDLRAELQGSLLN; from the coding sequence GTGAGCCCGATGAGCCAGGCGGCGCAGAACCTGAACTGGTTGATCACCAACTTCGTGGAAAACACCCCCGGGGTGTCCCACACCGTGGTGGTCTCCGCCGACGGACTCCTTCTGGCGATGTCCGAAGGCTTCCCCCGTGACCGAGCCGATCAACTGGCGGCGGTGGCCTCCGGCCTGACCTCGCTCACCTCCGGAGCCTCCCGCATCTTCGAAGGCGGCGTGGTCAACCAGACCGTCGTCGAAATGGAACGAGGCTTCCTCTTCATCATGTCCATCTCCGACGGATCCTCCCTCGCCGTACTCGCCCACCCGGAGTGCGACATCGGCCTCGTCGGCTACGAGATGGCCCTGCTGGTCGATCGCGCGGGCAACGTTCTCACCCCGGATCTGCGCGCGGAACTGCAGGGGAGTCTTCTCAACTAG
- a CDS encoding sensor histidine kinase, protein MRRSKPDPAQEARGNFTPPPRTRTAASPAEVSGPSAPSGSRISPRNWRVRGRLYAILLIPVLIALVFGGFQVASSVSTWIEARDAERTAQVVRAASSYAHALVNERDLSAGPLLTDSNEAVVAKARATSDAAKRDFDAAVTDMPQTAALKRRLRAFRAVEPQLAALRRNAYTDRLNGVKTEEGYVTVEHGLTEFANELGLGTGNITSYGRTVYAVSLAKGAESLQRSIGTHLLVKPGPSAPDRKAQLTAFTSYAYLEGIALGEFEAAGTPQDVTRLEDTLTAAEKRARTQIAEAKRKAEAAGEKFVAPPSMEQMVKAIGSGATPSELAAQGITPDAWFNASTIKFSAYREAEQTLVDKAVNDAAEISSDARRDAIVNAVIVVLALFAAFMVAGRMARSMSHSMQQLRNAALEVAGKRLPAVVDQLSRTDPGRVDTRVSSIPINTKDEIGEVARAFDQVHREAIRLAAEQAMLRGGVNAIFTNLSSRNQGLIERQLTLISELESREADPDQLEHLFRLDHLATRMRRNGENLLILAGEEPGRRWNQPVPLIDVLRAASSEVESYERIELAGVSESEIHGTAVTDLVHLLAELLENAATFSSPHTKVRVTSTRLPDGRVVVEIHDKGIGLTAEDFADINHKLANPPTVDATASQRMGLFVVGRLADRHGIRVQLRPSGEQAGTTSLVMLPEAITHGGGGEELPQDDFTVSRIVPEPRPAVQEPSAESSRTAAELGFDDSAYEREQGRNELQDQLQDQNRFQEQNQLQEQNQFQDQDRFQDHNRFQGQYGGMEATAPEQEPRHDQAAADPLAQSSYQNSAFTQPEADYTTQTESGQQPYVGYNSPSQQGEWGDSGSFEMPFGSQFGTEAESGPSAPEVSRDRVEFHRPGPSPSGIHSMTDAGLPRRDVQWRPSEETGAQGVAGDPMAPAAPEVPRQVPQQQEDSAPWQSENDQRWHRAEQLREPKAGGVTPSGLPRRVPKANLVEGAAELTGQGGPQVSRAPEDVRGRLSNLRRGVQRGRAAGSGTPGRDRHDQQGFGPGSTYDQER, encoded by the coding sequence GTGAGGCGAAGCAAGCCGGACCCCGCGCAAGAGGCGCGCGGGAACTTCACCCCGCCGCCGCGCACACGTACAGCGGCGTCGCCCGCCGAGGTGTCCGGGCCGTCCGCCCCGAGCGGCAGCCGGATCTCACCACGGAACTGGCGGGTGCGCGGCCGGCTGTACGCGATCCTGCTCATCCCCGTGCTCATCGCCCTGGTCTTCGGTGGCTTCCAGGTCGCCTCCTCGGTCTCCACCTGGATCGAGGCGCGGGACGCCGAGCGCACCGCCCAGGTCGTGCGGGCCGCCAGCTCCTACGCCCACGCCCTGGTCAACGAGCGCGACCTGAGCGCGGGTCCGCTGCTCACCGACAGCAACGAGGCCGTGGTGGCCAAGGCGCGGGCCACCAGCGACGCGGCGAAGCGGGACTTCGACGCGGCCGTCACCGATATGCCGCAGACGGCGGCCCTCAAACGCCGCCTCAGAGCGTTCAGGGCCGTCGAACCGCAGCTCGCCGCCCTGCGCCGGAACGCCTACACCGACCGGCTGAACGGGGTGAAGACCGAAGAGGGCTATGTCACCGTCGAGCACGGGCTGACCGAGTTCGCCAATGAACTGGGCCTGGGCACCGGCAATATCACCTCATACGGCCGTACCGTCTACGCGGTATCCCTGGCCAAGGGTGCGGAGTCGCTGCAACGCTCCATCGGTACCCATCTGCTGGTCAAGCCCGGTCCGTCCGCGCCCGACCGCAAGGCCCAGCTGACCGCCTTCACCTCGTACGCCTACCTCGAGGGCATCGCGCTCGGGGAGTTCGAGGCGGCCGGCACACCGCAGGACGTGACCCGGCTCGAGGACACCCTGACGGCGGCGGAGAAGCGTGCGCGAACGCAAATAGCCGAGGCGAAGCGCAAGGCCGAGGCGGCCGGTGAGAAGTTCGTGGCGCCGCCCAGCATGGAGCAGATGGTCAAGGCCATCGGCAGCGGCGCGACGCCCTCCGAACTGGCCGCCCAGGGGATCACCCCGGACGCCTGGTTCAACGCCTCCACGATCAAGTTCAGCGCCTACCGGGAGGCCGAGCAGACCCTGGTGGACAAGGCCGTGAACGACGCGGCCGAGATCTCCTCGGACGCCCGGCGCGATGCGATCGTGAACGCCGTGATCGTGGTGCTGGCGCTGTTCGCCGCCTTCATGGTGGCCGGCCGGATGGCCCGTTCGATGAGCCATTCGATGCAGCAACTGCGCAACGCCGCCCTGGAGGTCGCCGGCAAGCGGCTGCCCGCGGTGGTCGACCAGCTCTCCCGCACCGACCCGGGACGGGTGGACACCCGGGTCAGCTCGATACCGATCAACACCAAGGACGAGATCGGCGAGGTGGCCCGCGCCTTCGACCAGGTGCACCGCGAGGCGATCCGGCTCGCGGCCGAGCAGGCGATGCTGCGCGGCGGCGTCAACGCCATCTTCACCAACCTTTCCAGTCGCAACCAGGGACTGATCGAGCGGCAGCTGACCCTGATCTCCGAACTGGAGAGCCGGGAGGCCGACCCGGACCAGCTGGAGCACCTCTTCCGGCTGGACCACCTGGCCACCCGTATGCGCCGCAACGGCGAGAACCTGCTGATCCTCGCGGGCGAGGAGCCCGGCCGCCGCTGGAACCAGCCGGTGCCGCTGATCGATGTGCTGCGCGCCGCCTCCTCGGAGGTGGAGTCGTACGAGCGCATCGAGCTGGCCGGGGTCTCCGAGAGCGAGATCCACGGCACCGCGGTGACCGACCTGGTGCACCTCCTGGCCGAGCTGCTGGAGAACGCCGCCACCTTCTCCTCCCCGCACACCAAGGTGCGGGTCACCTCGACCCGGCTGCCCGACGGCCGGGTGGTGGTGGAGATCCACGACAAGGGCATCGGCCTGACCGCCGAGGACTTCGCCGACATCAACCACAAGCTGGCCAACCCGCCGACGGTGGACGCGACGGCCTCCCAGCGCATGGGACTCTTCGTGGTCGGCCGCCTCGCCGACCGGCACGGCATCCGGGTCCAGCTGCGCCCCTCCGGGGAGCAGGCGGGCACCACCTCGCTGGTGATGCTGCCCGAGGCGATCACCCATGGCGGTGGCGGCGAGGAGCTGCCCCAGGACGACTTCACGGTCTCCCGGATCGTCCCCGAGCCGCGGCCGGCCGTCCAGGAGCCGAGCGCGGAGTCCTCGCGTACCGCCGCCGAGCTGGGCTTCGACGACTCCGCGTACGAGCGGGAGCAGGGACGGAACGAGCTCCAGGACCAGCTCCAGGACCAGAACCGGTTCCAGGAGCAGAACCAGCTCCAAGAGCAGAACCAGTTCCAGGACCAGGATCGGTTCCAGGACCACAACCGGTTCCAGGGCCAGTACGGCGGAATGGAGGCCACCGCGCCCGAGCAGGAGCCGCGGCACGACCAGGCGGCTGCCGATCCGCTGGCGCAGTCCTCCTACCAGAATTCCGCCTTTACGCAACCGGAAGCGGATTACACAACTCAAACGGAATCCGGACAGCAGCCGTACGTCGGCTACAACTCGCCCTCCCAGCAGGGAGAGTGGGGCGATTCCGGATCTTTCGAGATGCCCTTCGGGTCGCAGTTCGGGACCGAAGCGGAATCAGGACCCAGCGCTCCCGAAGTTTCCCGGGACCGCGTAGAGTTCCACCGTCCGGGCCCCTCCCCGAGCGGAATCCACTCGATGACCGACGCCGGACTTCCGCGTCGGGACGTGCAGTGGCGACCGTCCGAGGAGACAGGGGCACAGGGGGTGGCCGGGGACCCGATGGCGCCCGCGGCGCCGGAGGTGCCCCGACAGGTCCCTCAGCAGCAGGAGGACAGTGCCCCGTGGCAGTCGGAGAACGACCAGCGCTGGCACCGTGCCGAGCAGCTGCGCGAGCCGAAGGCCGGCGGGGTCACGCCCTCCGGGCTGCCCCGGCGGGTGCCCAAGGCCAACCTGGTCGAGGGCGCCGCGGAACTGACCGGACAGGGCGGCCCCCAGGTCTCCCGTGCCCCCGAGGACGTCCGCGGCAGGCTGAGCAACCTGCGCCGCGGTGTCCAGCGGGGGCGCGCAGCGGGATCCGGGACCCCCGGGCGTGACCGGCATGACCAACAGGGCTTCGGCCCCGGCAGCACCTACGATCAGGAGCGTTAG
- a CDS encoding GTP-binding protein — MDFASSSGAPPTSATTSAKIVVAGGFGVGKTTFVGAVSEINPLRTEAVMTSASAGIDDLSHVQDKTTTTVAMDFGRITLDDDLILYLFGTPGQDRFWFMWDDLVRGAIGAVVLVDTRRLADCFPAVDYFENSGLPFVIALNGFDGQQPYSPEEVREALQIGPDTPIITTDARHRSEAKSALITLVEHALMARLK, encoded by the coding sequence CCCCGACCAGCGCGACCACCTCCGCGAAGATCGTGGTGGCGGGCGGCTTCGGCGTGGGCAAGACCACGTTCGTCGGCGCGGTCTCGGAGATCAACCCGCTGCGCACCGAAGCCGTGATGACGTCGGCCTCGGCGGGGATCGACGATCTGAGCCACGTCCAGGACAAGACCACGACGACCGTGGCGATGGACTTCGGCCGTATCACGCTGGACGACGACCTGATCCTGTACCTGTTCGGCACACCGGGTCAGGACCGCTTCTGGTTCATGTGGGACGACCTGGTGCGCGGTGCCATCGGCGCCGTGGTCCTGGTCGACACCCGCCGCCTCGCCGACTGCTTCCCCGCCGTCGACTACTTCGAGAACTCCGGACTGCCCTTCGTCATCGCCCTCAACGGCTTCGACGGACAGCAGCCGTACAGCCCCGAAGAGGTCCGCGAGGCCCTCCAGATCGGCCCGGACACCCCCATCATCACCACCGACGCGCGCCACCGCAGCGAGGCCAAGAGCGCGCTCATCACCCTCGTCGAGCACGCGCTGATGGCCCGGCTCAAGTAG